In Arvicola amphibius chromosome 1, mArvAmp1.2, whole genome shotgun sequence, one DNA window encodes the following:
- the Otub1 gene encoding ubiquitin thioesterase OTUB1 isoform X2 → MAQQDRIQQEIAVQNPLVSERLELSVLYKEYAEDDNIYQQKIKDLHKKYSYIRKTRPDGNCFYRAFGFSHLEALLDDSKELQRFKAVSAKSKEDLVSQGFTEFTIEDFHNTFMDLIEQVEKQTSVADLLASFNDQSTSDYLVVYLRLLTSGYLQRESKFFEHFIEGGRTVKEFCQQEVEPMCKESDHIHIIALAQALSVSIQVEYMDRGEGGTTNPHVFPEGSEPKVYLLYRPGHYDILYK, encoded by the exons ATGGCTCAGCAAGACCGAATTCAGCAagag ATTGCTGTACAGAATCCTCTGGTGTCCGAGCGTCTGGAACTCTCAGTCCTGTACAAGGAGTACGCTGAGGATGACAACATCTATCAACAGAAGATCAAG GACCTCCACAAAAAGTACTCCTACATCCGGAAGACCAGGCCCGATGGCAACTGCTTCTACCGAGCATTTGGATTCTCCCACTTGGAGGCACTCCTGGATGACAGCAAGGAGCTGCAGCG GTTCAAGGCTGTGTCTGCCAAGAGTAAAGAGGACCTGGTGTCCCAGGGCTTCACTGAGTTCACAATCGAGGACTTCCACAACACG TTCATGGACCTTATCGAGCAGGTGGAGAAGCAGACCTCGGTAGCTGACCTGCTGGCCTCCTTCAATGACCAGAGCACCTCAGACTATCTTGTGGTCTACCTGCGGCTGCTCACCTCAGGCTACCTGCAGCGGGAAAGCAAGTTCTTCGAGCACTTCATTGAGGGTGGCCGGACTGTTAAGGAGTTCTGCCAGCAG GAGGTGGAACCCATGTGCAAGGAGAGCGACCATATCCACATCATCGCTCTGGCCCAGGCCCTCAGCGTGTCCATCCAAGTAGAGTACATGGACCGTGGTGAGGGTGGCACCACCAACCCACACGTCTTCCCCGAGGGCTCCGAGCCCAAGGTCTACCTTCTCTACCGGCCTGGACACTACGATATCCTCTACAAATAG
- the Otub1 gene encoding ubiquitin thioesterase OTUB1 isoform X1, producing the protein MAAEEPQQQKQEPLGSDSEGVNCLAYDEAIMAQQDRIQQEIAVQNPLVSERLELSVLYKEYAEDDNIYQQKIKDLHKKYSYIRKTRPDGNCFYRAFGFSHLEALLDDSKELQRFKAVSAKSKEDLVSQGFTEFTIEDFHNTFMDLIEQVEKQTSVADLLASFNDQSTSDYLVVYLRLLTSGYLQRESKFFEHFIEGGRTVKEFCQQEVEPMCKESDHIHIIALAQALSVSIQVEYMDRGEGGTTNPHVFPEGSEPKVYLLYRPGHYDILYK; encoded by the exons ATGGCGGCGGAGGAACctcagcagcagaagcaggagccgCTGGGCAGCGACTCCGAAG gTGTTAACTGTCTGGCCTATGATGAAGCCATTATGGCTCAGCAAGACCGAATTCAGCAagag ATTGCTGTACAGAATCCTCTGGTGTCCGAGCGTCTGGAACTCTCAGTCCTGTACAAGGAGTACGCTGAGGATGACAACATCTATCAACAGAAGATCAAG GACCTCCACAAAAAGTACTCCTACATCCGGAAGACCAGGCCCGATGGCAACTGCTTCTACCGAGCATTTGGATTCTCCCACTTGGAGGCACTCCTGGATGACAGCAAGGAGCTGCAGCG GTTCAAGGCTGTGTCTGCCAAGAGTAAAGAGGACCTGGTGTCCCAGGGCTTCACTGAGTTCACAATCGAGGACTTCCACAACACG TTCATGGACCTTATCGAGCAGGTGGAGAAGCAGACCTCGGTAGCTGACCTGCTGGCCTCCTTCAATGACCAGAGCACCTCAGACTATCTTGTGGTCTACCTGCGGCTGCTCACCTCAGGCTACCTGCAGCGGGAAAGCAAGTTCTTCGAGCACTTCATTGAGGGTGGCCGGACTGTTAAGGAGTTCTGCCAGCAG GAGGTGGAACCCATGTGCAAGGAGAGCGACCATATCCACATCATCGCTCTGGCCCAGGCCCTCAGCGTGTCCATCCAAGTAGAGTACATGGACCGTGGTGAGGGTGGCACCACCAACCCACACGTCTTCCCCGAGGGCTCCGAGCCCAAGGTCTACCTTCTCTACCGGCCTGGACACTACGATATCCTCTACAAATAG
- the LOC119822805 gene encoding cytochrome c oxidase subunit 8A, mitochondrial yields MSVLTPLLLRGLTGSARRLMVPRAQVHSKPPREQIGVVDVTVGLTSCFVCCLLPAGWVLSHLESYKKRE; encoded by the exons ATGTCTGTCCTGACGCCGTTGCTGCTGAGGGGCCTGACCGGCTCGGCCCGGCGGCTCATGGTGCCGCGCGCTCAAGTCCACTCGAAGCCGCCGCGGGAGCAGATCGGGGTCGTG GATGTCACCGTTGGGCTCACTTCCTGCTTCGTCTGTTGCCTCCTGCCTGCGGGCTGGGTCCTGTCGCATCTGGAGAGCTACAAGAAGCGGGAGTGA